The sequence GCCTACTAGCACTCTGCCGAGTACCTTGAAGACAATAAGGATATGTCATTGCCGGAAATTGAAATTGGAGACTTCAGTTGGTGAGATGAATTCTAACATGTTTCTGGAGGAATTGAGACTGGTTGAATGTGATTCTGTATCATCACCTGAGTTGGTCCCAAGAGCACGCAATTTGTGGATAGAGAGTTGCCAAAACCTTACTAGGTTTTTGATTCCTAATGGGACTGAAAGAGTCGATATTTGGTTTTGTGAGAATCTTGAAGTACTACTTTCGGTGGCATGTCGGACCCAGATGACGTCATTGTGTATTTCGGGATGCAAAAAGCTGAAGCGGCTGCCAGAAGGCATGCGGGAACTCCTTCCCTCTCTTAATAAACTGCGACTGTATTTTTGTCCAGAAATAGAGTCCTTTCCTTATGGAGGATTGCCCTTCAATTTACAAATCCTTGAGATCGTGTCTTGCGAGAAACTGGTGAACGGCCGAAAGGAGTGGCGTCTGCAAAGACTCCATTCTCTCAGAGTGTTACACATCTCCCACAATGGCAGTGAAGAAGAGATTGTTGGTGGTGAGAATTGGGAGTTGCCTTGCTCTATTCGAAGTCTTGGCATACGCAATCTGAAAACATTAAGCAGCCAAGTTCTGAAAAGCCTCACCTCTCTTGAATGTCTATATACTGAAGATTTACCTCAAATTCAGTCACTACTGGAACAAGGGCTTCCCTCCTCTCTTTCTGAGCTACGTTTGAGAGACCATGATGAGCTCCATTCACTACCGACTGAAGGTCTTGGGCACCTCACTTCGCTTCAAAGTCTAAAGATCAGTAATTGCTATCAACTCCAATCTTCTGCAGAATCAGTGCTGCCCTCCTCCCTCTCTAAGTTGACCATCAACAATTGCCCTATTCTCCAATCACTTCCCGAATCAGGGTTTCCCTCCTCCCTCTCTGAGCTGACCATCTGGAATTGCCCTAATCTCCAATCCCTTCCAGTAAAAGGGATGCCCTCTTCCCTCTCTAAACTATCTATTCGCGAATGCCCATTTGTCAAACCACAACTAGAATTTGACAAGGGGGAGTACTGGACAGAAATTGCTCACATCTCCACCATAGAGATTGATGACGACTACCTTTGATGATTTAAACCGAATGGTGCTCTCACAAATGCAAGTTATGCTTTTCCCTCAAAagctttttatatttatttacttcCCTTTGTTCTTTTGTTAATTCTCTGTTTTAAATCTTATTGAATAGTGTGAATTTTCTATTGCTCAAACCACATCTAGAATTCGATAAGGGGGTATGCTAGCCGAAAATTGCTCATAAATATTGATTGGGAGTATTTGTAATGATTAAAACGAGTGGTGCTCCAATATATGTAAGTTATTCCATTTTCGTAGTGTATCTTGATTTCTTGGTTACTTGTCCTTGCTTGTTTGTTAGTAATTCCgtttctttatttaattattttgaccAGTGTGTAGCATCTATTGCAGCTGTGAAGCCGAGGAGGCATCTTCAGATcaagataaaatatttatatttgcaCTGAAACATTCAAAAAGAAATCTAGTTCAGGTAGGAATTGAGAAAAATTGCTCCAGAAAATTGATTGCTCAATAGACTCTTTTTTCTTGTCTATTAACTTATGTTCTctatgtgggaataaactgggtttgttgttgttgtaacttaTGTTCTCCCCCAAATTTTGCAGACGAAAATACGATTCGCCATCATAAAAGCTCTTCCGCTTTGTTCTGCATTTTTTCGTTTCTTCCAGGAAATACAAGCTCACTTTCTCAATCAGGAAGCCAAGACCTTGAAAAGAGTTGCATCAAGCTTGAGTAAAGAAATTGGAAAACACTTTGAATGTCTGCTTCAATTATTTAAGCCATGTTACATCGCATTGATTTCATGATGTGTTGCTCAGGCTCTTCAAAAATATGAGCGGGTCCGTGTTGGATCCTCCTAAAGTAGTGTATTTTTatagaatccgacacgggtgggGCATCGGAAGTGAAAAACCAGCGTAACTTATATTTCAAGCTTGATACACCTGCATTTGCTAGCAAACACTGAGCTTTTGTCGGTATTTGGATCTTTATAACAATTGGTTAAACATCATTTTTGTCAGTATTTGGATCTTTATGACAATGGTTAAAATAtcagtttttttgttttgaattttcagAGATTTGAACTAAGATATAAACATTAAGCTGATAACGTTGGATATGATGGAGTTCCCTTCAAATTATGTCCATTACTCAACCTGCCCGGAATGAATTCAAGGTTAGATAACAGAAAAACGATTTACTCATGCTTCAGTTACCAAGATGCTTATTTTGTAGTGATAGTGGTTTGTATTTTATCTTATAATAGGCAGCATAACAAAGAAAGAGTCATCTCTTATTAATTCTTCTAGTTTTAGCTGATGCATATAAGCTGTTCAAAATATGATGCCACGTTACTTACTGCAATTTATTGCTATTTACTGTCCAGATAACTTGACAGTTAATTTTATGGAATTCCCTTTGCTTGTCTATTAGCTTGATTTGGTCGTTGATCGATTGTTATTGCATGAGTTGTTTAAACTTCAGTCAATTTAGGGAATCGCATTGGAAAATCATGAATGGTCATAAACATGCAATCAATTTGCGCCACAGATGAATTTACGGCTAATAAAATGAACAGCCATATCATGATGTATTAAGACTATGCTAGTCGCTGGAGGTTGAACAATGAAGGTCTTCAGTTCTTGATTAATCGAACAAATGGAAGCTTGGCTCCATTCACATTGTTTTGTTCTTTTATCGAATGCAAAGGTCTAATAGCATGCAAAGGTGTACGATATACAAGGTTTGTTTCCTATCTATCAAATATATAAATGTTTGCCTCCCAATAAATTTAACAACTAAAAGCATCAGCACGGTTCAGTTTTTTGTTAATGATTATTGGATATCAACTTAGCAAATATTATTCTTTGTCAGGATTTTGGTATGCTGTTACAACTCTTAGCCCAGTTGGTAAAAGGAAAATTCTGCTGCAATTCTCCATTGAATAGAAAGTCACTCGAATGTGGTCTGACAGTAAAGCGTAAGTGAACAAAGACTAGTCATTTTTTTCACTATCCAGTGCTCTTGACTATGAGTCCAAGGTTTTGTTATCGTTGGCTGTAAACGTTGTACTAATGCTTTGaattttattcataaatatgTGTGCTCATCATCAAACACATAGCTT is a genomic window of Capsicum annuum cultivar UCD-10X-F1 unplaced genomic scaffold, UCD10Xv1.1 ctg76511, whole genome shotgun sequence containing:
- the LOC124894653 gene encoding putative disease resistance protein At3g14460, encoding MHSITEITEEFYGIVSSRKPFNSLEELKFAEMPEWKQWHVLGNGEFPALRDLSIEDCPKLMGKLPENLCSLTKLRISRCPELNLETPIQLSSLKRFQVDGSLKAGVVFDEAELFISQLEGMKQIEELDISDCNSLTSLPTSTLPSTLKTIRICHCRKLKLETSVGEMNSNMFLEELRLVECDSVSSPELVPRARNLWIESCQNLTRFLIPNGTERVDIWFCENLEVLLSVACRTQMTSLCISGCKKLKRLPEGMRELLPSLNKLRLYFCPEIESFPYGGLPFNLQILEIVSCEKLVNGRKEWRLQRLHSLRVLHISHNGSEEEIVGGENWELPCSIRSLGIRNLKTLSSQVLKSLTSLECLYTEDLPQIQSLLEQGLPSSLSELRLRDHDELHSLPTEGLGHLTSLQSLKISNCYQLQSSAESVLPSSLSKLTINNCPILQSLPESGFPSSLSELTIWNCPNLQSLPVKGMPSSLSKLSIRECPFVKPQLEFDKGEYWTEIAHISTIEIDDDYL